A genome region from Bosea sp. BIWAKO-01 includes the following:
- a CDS encoding cold-shock protein, which yields MATGTVKWFNSTKGFGFITPDDGGQDAFVHISAVERAGMRELRDGQKISYELVPDRRSGKASAENLRAE from the coding sequence ATGGCGACAGGAACAGTGAAGTGGTTTAATTCGACCAAGGGTTTTGGTTTCATCACGCCGGATGATGGCGGGCAGGATGCCTTCGTTCATATCAGCGCGGTCGAACGGGCGGGCATGCGCGAGCTGCGCGACGGGCAAAAGATTTCCTACGAGCTTGTCCCGGACAGGCGGTCGGGGAAAGCGTCAGCCGAGAATCTTCGCGCGGAGTGA
- a CDS encoding aldehyde dehydrogenase, with translation MSASIDWHARAAALSLNGQAFIGGRYVPSLSGSTFACTNPATGRVLTAIAACEAEDVDRAVAIARKVFDSGVWSRMAPRERKTRLAAFADLIASHTEELALLETLDMGKPIRDSLAVDLPLSAQCIRWYAEAIDKIYDEIAPTAPTAVSLIRREPLGVVAAVVPWNFPLLMAAWKIGPILAAGNSLVLKPAEQSSLTAIKLAELATQAGIPDGVFNVLPGLGEKAGRALGLHMDVDAVAFTGSTEVGKYFLQYSGQSNMKRVGLECGGKSPNIILADAPDLDAAATAAAWGIFYNQGEVCNAGSRLIIEQSVKEQVVEKVMAVGAAIKVGDPLDPATEMGAMVDAGQTDRVLAYIEKGKAEGARLRLGGKRIASEGCFIEATLFDEVTSGMTIAQEEIFGPVLATIAAKDIDEAVAIGNDTIYGLAAAVWTRDINKAFKASSALRAGVVWVNCFDHGDISSPFGGFKQSGFGRDKSLHALEKYTELKATWIHLGN, from the coding sequence ATGTCCGCTTCAATCGACTGGCACGCCCGTGCTGCCGCGCTTTCCCTCAATGGCCAGGCCTTCATCGGTGGTCGCTATGTGCCGTCCCTCTCCGGTTCCACCTTCGCGTGCACCAATCCCGCAACGGGGAGGGTATTGACCGCAATCGCCGCCTGCGAGGCGGAGGACGTCGATCGCGCAGTTGCCATCGCACGCAAGGTTTTCGATTCCGGCGTCTGGTCGCGGATGGCGCCACGTGAGCGCAAGACGCGGCTTGCCGCCTTCGCCGACCTGATCGCGTCCCATACCGAGGAACTCGCCCTCCTCGAGACCCTCGACATGGGCAAGCCGATCCGAGACAGCCTGGCCGTCGACCTGCCGCTGTCGGCGCAGTGCATCCGCTGGTACGCAGAGGCGATCGACAAGATCTATGACGAGATTGCACCCACCGCACCGACCGCTGTGTCGCTGATCAGGCGCGAGCCGCTCGGCGTGGTGGCTGCGGTCGTGCCGTGGAATTTCCCGCTGCTGATGGCGGCCTGGAAGATCGGCCCGATTCTGGCGGCGGGCAATTCCCTCGTCCTCAAGCCGGCCGAGCAGTCCTCGCTGACGGCCATCAAGCTCGCGGAGCTGGCGACGCAGGCTGGCATCCCCGACGGCGTCTTCAATGTCCTGCCCGGGCTGGGCGAGAAGGCGGGCCGGGCGCTCGGTCTGCATATGGATGTCGATGCGGTCGCCTTTACGGGCTCGACCGAAGTCGGAAAATACTTCCTGCAGTATTCCGGCCAGTCCAACATGAAGCGCGTCGGGCTCGAATGCGGCGGCAAGAGCCCCAACATCATCCTGGCCGATGCGCCCGATCTCGATGCCGCCGCGACCGCCGCCGCCTGGGGCATCTTCTATAACCAGGGTGAGGTCTGCAATGCCGGCTCCCGCCTAATCATCGAGCAGAGCGTCAAGGAACAGGTCGTCGAGAAGGTCATGGCGGTCGGCGCGGCCATCAAGGTCGGTGACCCGCTCGATCCGGCGACGGAGATGGGGGCGATGGTCGATGCCGGCCAGACCGACCGCGTCTTGGCCTATATCGAGAAGGGCAAGGCCGAGGGCGCCAGGTTGCGGCTGGGCGGCAAGCGGATCGCCAGCGAGGGCTGCTTCATCGAGGCGACCCTGTTCGACGAGGTGACCAGCGGCATGACGATCGCCCAGGAGGAGATCTTCGGCCCGGTGCTCGCCACGATCGCCGCCAAGGATATCGACGAAGCCGTGGCGATCGGCAACGACACCATCTACGGGCTGGCGGCGGCTGTCTGGACGCGCGACATCAACAAGGCCTTCAAGGCGTCCTCGGCGCTGCGCGCGGGTGTGGTCTGGGTGAACTGCTTCGATCACGGCGACATCTCGTCTCCGTTCGGCGGCTTCAAGCAGTCTGGTTTCGGCCGCGACAAGTCTCTCCACGCGCTCGAAAAATACACAGAACTGAAGGCCACCTGGATCCACCTCGGCAATTGA
- a CDS encoding dienelactone hydrolase family protein: MDDLGWRLWSIPMSFYRGMICDNVTISGDKGTPITAYVAKPEGKGPFPAVVLVHHLPGWSEFYIETTRRFAHHGYLAICANLYERAGGGDPDDVAAKVRAEGGVPDAQVVGDTEAAVNWVRAQSEHNGKIGLFGSCSGGRHAFIYACRKKNVDACAELWGGRVVMGAEELNDNTPVAPIDLTKDLSCPLIGIFGNDDRAPSPEQVNQHEAELKKHGKSYEFHRYDGAGHGFFYWHRPIYRPEPAMDGWSKVFAFFKTHLAK, encoded by the coding sequence ATGGACGATCTGGGCTGGCGCCTGTGGAGCATACCAATGTCATTCTACCGAGGCATGATCTGCGACAACGTCACGATCAGCGGAGACAAGGGCACCCCGATTACCGCCTACGTGGCCAAACCGGAGGGGAAAGGCCCCTTTCCGGCCGTGGTACTGGTTCACCATCTCCCAGGCTGGAGCGAGTTTTACATAGAGACGACGCGGCGCTTCGCGCATCACGGCTATCTCGCGATCTGCGCAAACCTGTATGAGCGCGCTGGTGGAGGCGATCCGGACGACGTCGCCGCCAAGGTGCGCGCCGAAGGCGGGGTCCCCGACGCCCAGGTAGTCGGCGATACAGAAGCTGCCGTGAACTGGGTGCGCGCGCAGTCCGAGCATAATGGCAAGATTGGCCTCTTCGGCTCCTGCTCCGGCGGCCGGCACGCCTTCATCTACGCCTGCCGGAAAAAGAATGTCGACGCCTGCGCCGAGCTTTGGGGTGGTCGCGTGGTGATGGGCGCGGAGGAGCTCAACGATAATACGCCTGTCGCGCCTATCGACCTGACGAAGGACCTCTCCTGCCCCTTGATCGGCATCTTCGGCAACGACGACCGGGCACCGAGTCCTGAGCAGGTGAACCAGCACGAGGCCGAACTCAAGAAGCACGGCAAGAGCTACGAATTCCACCGCTACGACGGTGCCGGCCACGGCTTCTTCTATTGGCACCGGCCGATCTACCGGCCCGAGCCGGCGATGGATGGCTGGAGCAAGGTTTTCGCCTTCTTCAAGACCCATCTGGCGAAATAG
- a CDS encoding L-serine ammonia-lyase, whose amino-acid sequence MFLSVFDVFKIGIGPSSSHTMGPMTAAGQFLDVLRRYPARDDVSAVGATLYGSLAFTGKGHATDRAVALGLLGWTPAELNPDEAERQLDALGTTHLLRLDGLPPLAFDPAVDIIFDYGPPLPGHANGLVFCARDSAGAELLSETYYSIGGGFVVTAQEREAPPAAAATPSWPYPFANAATMLRMARESGLSIAQMKRANEIHLQAPDEVERGLARLWSVMNGCIERGLSQEGELPGGLRVRRRAAKIHRQLEAERQSNRAQPHASTDWLSVYAMAVNEENAAGGRVVTSPTNGAAGVVPAVLRYYLDHCVGAERERIADFLLTAAAIGGLIKHNASISGAEAGCQGEVGSAAAMAAAGLCAVLGGSPEQVENAAEIALEHHLGMTCDPAAGLVQVPCIERNGIGAIKAVAAASLALRGDGSHFMPLDNCIEAMRQTGEAMNERFKETSLGGLAVNLPEC is encoded by the coding sequence ATGTTCCTGAGTGTTTTCGACGTCTTCAAGATCGGCATCGGCCCGTCATCGTCGCATACGATGGGGCCGATGACGGCCGCCGGGCAATTCCTGGATGTCCTGCGTCGATATCCAGCTCGCGATGACGTATCGGCAGTCGGCGCCACGCTCTACGGCTCGCTCGCCTTCACCGGAAAGGGCCACGCCACCGATCGCGCCGTGGCGCTCGGGCTGCTCGGCTGGACGCCGGCCGAACTCAATCCGGACGAGGCGGAACGCCAGCTCGACGCGCTCGGGACAACGCATCTCCTGCGCCTCGACGGACTGCCACCGCTCGCCTTCGACCCAGCCGTCGACATCATCTTCGATTACGGGCCGCCTCTGCCCGGACATGCCAATGGGCTTGTCTTCTGCGCGCGTGATTCTGCCGGGGCTGAGCTGCTGTCCGAAACCTATTATTCGATCGGCGGCGGCTTCGTGGTGACGGCGCAGGAGCGCGAGGCCCCGCCGGCCGCCGCCGCCACGCCCTCCTGGCCCTATCCGTTCGCGAATGCGGCGACGATGCTGCGCATGGCGCGCGAGAGCGGGCTCTCGATCGCGCAGATGAAGCGCGCCAACGAGATCCATCTCCAGGCGCCGGACGAGGTCGAGCGCGGTCTCGCCCGCCTCTGGTCGGTGATGAACGGCTGCATCGAGCGGGGCCTGAGCCAGGAAGGCGAATTGCCGGGCGGGCTGCGCGTGCGCCGCCGGGCCGCCAAGATCCATCGGCAGCTGGAGGCCGAGCGGCAGAGCAACCGCGCCCAGCCGCACGCGTCGACGGATTGGCTCAGCGTCTATGCCATGGCCGTGAACGAGGAGAACGCGGCCGGCGGCCGGGTGGTGACCTCGCCGACCAATGGGGCTGCCGGCGTCGTGCCCGCGGTGCTACGGTATTATCTCGATCACTGCGTCGGTGCCGAGCGGGAGAGGATCGCCGATTTCCTGTTGACGGCCGCGGCGATCGGCGGGCTGATCAAGCACAACGCCTCGATCTCTGGCGCCGAGGCCGGCTGCCAGGGCGAGGTCGGCTCTGCCGCGGCGATGGCGGCGGCAGGCTTGTGCGCGGTGCTGGGCGGATCGCCCGAGCAGGTCGAGAACGCCGCGGAGATCGCCCTCGAACACCATCTCGGCATGACCTGCGATCCCGCGGCGGGGCTGGTCCAGGTCCCGTGCATCGAGCGCAACGGCATCGGCGCGATCAAGGCTGTCGCCGCGGCCTCGCTCGCCTTACGCGGCGACGGCTCGCATTTCATGCCCCTCGACAACTGCATCGAGGCGATGCGCCAGACCGGCGAAGCCATGAACGAGCGCTTCAAGGAAACCAGCCTCGGCGGCCTGGCCGTCAACCTGCCGGAATGCTGA
- a CDS encoding ATP-dependent RecD-like DNA helicase has protein sequence MQAHPLPPPLETLAGTVERVTFHNAESGFVVIRVKARGRRDLVTVVGHAATIGAGEFVTASGIWITDRTHGLQFKAQVMKATPPTGAEGIERYLASGQMRGIGPAMAKRIVALFGAATFDIIEAHPDRLKEVAGIGPKRAERIVAGWAEQKAVREIMIFLHAHGVGTARAVRIFKTYGHEAIAVMTEDPYRLARDIRGIGFRTADSIAAKLGMKKTAPQRLRAGVSFALQEATDEGHCGLPQDALVKLAEKLLEVDAALIRTAIRTELERGDIVSDRIEDAQCVFLKGLHAAEQAIARRLADLAIGPVPWPGINLEKAMPWIEKRTGKALAASQIEAVRLVLASKVAVVTGGPGTGKTTLLDAILRILVAKGVRVLLAAPTGRAAKRMTEQTGIEAKTIHRLLEVDPANGSFKKGLESPLDCQLLVVDETSMVDVPLMHALLKAVPHGAGLLLVGDVDQLPSVGPGQVLGDIISSQALPTARLTEVFRQAATSRIIVNAHRINQGQMPESAAPRQDSDYFFVEIDTPENGVAKIREIVRDRIARRFGLDPIADIQVLCPMNRGLLGARNLNVELQRVLNPNPTASVERFGWTFAVGDRVMQTVNDYDREVFNGDLGMVMGIDDEEGELTAEFDGRIVSYPFGELDTVVLAYATTIHKSQGSEYPAVVIPVTTQHYMMLARNLLYTGVTRGKRLVVIVGQKRALAMAIRAGGKRRWTKLREWME, from the coding sequence TTGCAAGCCCACCCCTTACCACCACCCTTGGAAACGCTCGCTGGAACTGTGGAGCGGGTGACCTTCCACAACGCCGAAAGCGGCTTTGTCGTGATCAGGGTGAAGGCGCGGGGCCGGCGCGATCTCGTGACCGTGGTGGGCCACGCCGCAACGATCGGAGCGGGCGAGTTCGTTACGGCCTCGGGCATCTGGATTACCGATCGAACCCACGGTCTCCAGTTCAAGGCGCAGGTCATGAAGGCCACGCCGCCGACCGGGGCGGAGGGCATCGAAAGATACCTCGCATCCGGGCAGATGCGGGGGATCGGCCCCGCCATGGCCAAGCGCATCGTGGCGCTTTTCGGGGCGGCCACCTTCGACATCATCGAGGCTCATCCGGATCGGCTGAAGGAGGTTGCCGGGATCGGTCCGAAGCGCGCCGAGCGCATCGTGGCGGGATGGGCGGAGCAGAAGGCCGTCAGGGAGATCATGATATTCCTTCACGCCCACGGCGTCGGGACAGCCCGGGCGGTCCGCATTTTTAAGACGTATGGGCATGAAGCCATCGCCGTGATGACGGAAGACCCCTATCGGCTCGCCCGTGACATTCGCGGGATCGGCTTTCGCACAGCGGACTCGATCGCAGCAAAGCTCGGCATGAAGAAGACCGCGCCCCAGCGCTTGCGAGCTGGCGTTTCCTTTGCGCTTCAAGAGGCGACGGATGAAGGCCATTGCGGGTTGCCCCAGGACGCCCTCGTGAAGCTGGCCGAAAAGCTCCTGGAGGTCGATGCCGCTCTGATCAGAACCGCGATCCGGACCGAATTGGAGCGAGGTGACATTGTTTCGGACCGGATCGAAGACGCGCAGTGCGTTTTCCTGAAAGGTCTGCATGCTGCTGAACAGGCGATCGCGCGGCGTCTCGCTGATCTGGCTATTGGGCCTGTGCCATGGCCTGGGATCAATCTCGAAAAGGCTATGCCCTGGATCGAAAAGCGGACCGGCAAGGCATTGGCGGCTTCGCAGATCGAAGCGGTCCGTCTCGTGCTCGCGAGCAAGGTTGCGGTGGTCACTGGCGGCCCAGGCACAGGCAAGACGACACTTCTGGACGCCATCTTGCGCATTTTGGTCGCCAAGGGCGTGCGCGTGCTGCTGGCAGCCCCCACCGGACGCGCAGCCAAGCGGATGACGGAGCAGACCGGCATCGAGGCCAAAACCATCCATCGCCTGCTGGAGGTTGATCCGGCGAACGGCAGTTTCAAGAAGGGTCTCGAAAGTCCTCTCGACTGCCAGCTCCTGGTGGTCGACGAGACCAGCATGGTCGACGTACCACTGATGCACGCGCTGCTGAAAGCCGTTCCACACGGGGCAGGGCTTCTGCTGGTGGGCGATGTCGACCAACTGCCATCGGTCGGGCCAGGACAGGTTCTAGGCGACATCATCTCGTCCCAGGCCCTGCCGACCGCGCGCTTGACCGAGGTGTTCCGGCAGGCCGCAACCAGCCGGATCATCGTCAATGCCCACCGCATCAACCAGGGGCAAATGCCGGAATCCGCCGCGCCGCGGCAAGACAGCGACTACTTTTTCGTCGAGATCGACACGCCCGAAAACGGTGTCGCGAAGATTCGAGAGATCGTGCGTGATCGGATTGCAAGACGCTTCGGGCTCGATCCGATCGCTGATATCCAGGTCCTATGTCCAATGAACCGGGGACTGCTGGGGGCGCGCAATCTCAATGTTGAACTCCAGCGGGTCCTCAACCCGAACCCTACGGCTTCGGTCGAGCGCTTCGGCTGGACCTTTGCGGTTGGCGATCGCGTTATGCAGACCGTAAATGACTACGACCGTGAGGTGTTCAACGGCGATCTCGGCATGGTGATGGGCATCGACGATGAGGAAGGCGAACTGACCGCCGAGTTCGACGGCCGGATCGTCAGCTATCCATTCGGTGAGCTCGATACGGTCGTGCTGGCCTACGCGACGACGATCCACAAATCACAGGGCTCGGAATACCCCGCCGTCGTCATTCCAGTGACGACCCAGCACTACATGATGTTGGCTCGCAATCTTCTCTACACGGGCGTCACGCGGGGAAAACGGCTGGTCGTCATCGTGGGGCAGAAGCGCGCCCTGGCCATGGCGATCAGGGCGGGCGGAAAACGTCGATGGACGAAATTGCGGGAGTGGATGGAGTAG
- a CDS encoding DUF6295 family protein has translation MCTSIVEIVQAEGMAKRGNEWFPLTQAVVAYDHARHAPLADVITLDFINASLDPGARAGVELTLECAKALRTALDRAIIAAEFEEAEVRGKGAAPGRARAA, from the coding sequence ATGTGCACGTCGATCGTCGAGATCGTCCAGGCGGAGGGCATGGCGAAGCGCGGGAACGAATGGTTTCCGCTGACTCAGGCGGTGGTAGCTTACGACCATGCGCGCCATGCGCCTTTGGCCGATGTCATCACGCTCGATTTTATCAATGCCAGCCTCGACCCCGGAGCGCGCGCCGGCGTTGAGTTGACACTTGAATGCGCCAAGGCACTGCGCACCGCTCTCGATCGGGCGATCATCGCTGCCGAGTTCGAGGAGGCCGAAGTGCGGGGCAAGGGCGCTGCGCCGGGTCGAGCCCGGGCTGCGTGA
- a CDS encoding cupin domain-containing protein, with protein MPQIKIVDDSASRAAPGTSDLDDETQKLGQRIRDLRSKARMTLTELSKATGVSIGTLSQLERGLVSPTVRTVYTVANALGVMPAWLIDPSQSGPKSAESQYIVRSGQRSRLLDIDGIRKDIASPAASERLRGFFMVIQPGCSSGAQPYSHKGEEIGFLLSGSLELQIEGETYSLNEGDCFAFASSKPHHFANVTARPASVFWVNADI; from the coding sequence ATGCCGCAGATCAAGATCGTCGACGATAGCGCCTCGCGCGCAGCGCCAGGCACAAGCGACCTCGACGACGAGACGCAGAAGCTGGGGCAGCGCATCCGCGACCTGCGCTCGAAAGCGCGCATGACGCTGACAGAGCTCTCGAAGGCAACAGGCGTCTCGATCGGGACCCTTTCACAGCTCGAACGCGGCCTGGTTTCGCCGACGGTCCGGACGGTCTACACGGTCGCGAATGCGCTGGGCGTGATGCCGGCCTGGCTGATCGATCCTTCACAAAGCGGACCAAAAAGCGCCGAAAGCCAGTATATCGTGCGATCCGGCCAGCGCTCGCGGCTGCTCGATATCGACGGCATCCGCAAGGACATCGCCTCCCCCGCCGCGAGCGAAAGGCTCAGGGGCTTCTTCATGGTCATCCAGCCCGGGTGCAGCTCGGGGGCCCAGCCCTATTCACACAAGGGCGAGGAGATCGGCTTCCTTCTATCGGGCTCCCTTGAACTGCAGATCGAGGGCGAGACCTATAGCCTGAACGAGGGCGACTGCTTTGCCTTCGCCAGCTCCAAGCCGCACCATTTCGCGAATGTCACCGCGCGCCCCGCCTCGGTCTTCTGGGTAAATGCCGACATCTGA
- a CDS encoding CBS domain-containing protein: protein MLVRDAMTAHAEWISPDISLAEVARKMRDADIGCLPVGENDRLIGMITDRDLACRGCAEGADPNTTEARKVMTAGITWCFEDDDVRDATRRMAEKQIHHVPVMNREKRMIGILSLSDLALKAPMDLFAEVSQLVARDASRHASAPWPTSFHGG, encoded by the coding sequence ATGCTCGTTCGTGACGCTATGACCGCTCATGCGGAATGGATCTCTCCGGACATCTCGCTGGCCGAGGTCGCGCGCAAGATGCGCGACGCGGACATCGGGTGCCTCCCGGTGGGAGAAAATGATCGCCTTATCGGAATGATTACCGACAGAGACCTGGCCTGCCGTGGCTGCGCCGAGGGGGCCGATCCCAACACGACAGAGGCGAGAAAGGTCATGACGGCCGGCATCACCTGGTGCTTCGAGGATGATGACGTCAGGGATGCGACGCGCCGCATGGCGGAGAAACAGATCCATCACGTGCCGGTGATGAACCGGGAGAAGCGGATGATCGGTATCCTCTCCCTGTCGGATTTGGCGCTGAAAGCGCCGATGGACCTGTTCGCTGAGGTATCGCAGCTTGTGGCACGCGACGCATCGCGTCACGCCTCGGCACCTTGGCCCACTAGCTTCCATGGGGGCTGA
- the dapA gene encoding 4-hydroxy-tetrahydrodipicolinate synthase, which yields MADLMFRGLIPAFPTPLKPDGSVDEAGLERIVAYQIEKGASGLVPLGGTGEATALTAAARKHVLEITVSVAAKRVPVIAGVLDPGFGGALDTGQLYRAAGADGLMVIPPYYTRCDQEGVLRYFRALAPELKLPIIFYDNPYRAHVVTAPATIARMEEERLIVGMKASNTDLYHLDQLSRLVSDDFCLLSGQDTLFVQQVILGAKGGILTSASLLPDYWANVQRLAESGRTAEALVAQGKLNPLMDALFSEQFPEGVRRAFALLGLPIGASLPPIGSFSPAAEERLRKALDTLIATGALQLVR from the coding sequence ATGGCTGATCTGATGTTCCGCGGTCTCATCCCCGCTTTTCCCACGCCTCTCAAACCCGACGGCTCGGTCGACGAGGCTGGCCTGGAGCGCATCGTTGCCTACCAGATCGAAAAAGGCGCATCCGGACTGGTGCCGCTCGGCGGCACCGGGGAGGCGACCGCGCTGACCGCCGCCGCGCGCAAGCACGTGCTGGAAATCACGGTCTCCGTGGCAGCGAAGCGCGTCCCGGTGATTGCCGGAGTGCTCGATCCGGGGTTTGGCGGCGCGCTCGATACCGGCCAGCTTTACCGCGCGGCTGGCGCCGACGGGCTCATGGTCATTCCGCCCTATTACACGCGGTGTGATCAGGAGGGCGTCCTGCGGTATTTCCGGGCGCTGGCGCCTGAACTCAAGCTGCCGATCATCTTTTACGACAACCCCTATCGGGCCCATGTCGTCACCGCCCCGGCGACCATCGCGCGGATGGAAGAGGAGCGCCTTATCGTCGGCATGAAGGCCTCCAACACCGACCTCTACCATCTCGACCAGCTATCCCGGCTCGTCAGCGACGATTTCTGCCTGCTCAGCGGCCAGGACACGCTCTTCGTCCAGCAGGTCATCCTCGGGGCCAAGGGCGGCATCCTGACATCCGCGTCGCTGCTCCCGGACTACTGGGCAAACGTCCAGCGGCTGGCCGAGAGCGGGCGCACCGCCGAGGCTCTTGTCGCGCAGGGGAAGCTCAACCCGCTGATGGATGCCTTGTTCTCCGAGCAGTTTCCAGAGGGTGTCCGCCGGGCCTTCGCTCTGCTCGGCCTGCCGATCGGTGCGTCCCTGCCACCCATCGGAAGCTTTTCGCCAGCCGCGGAAGAGCGGCTTCGGAAGGCGCTCGATACGCTGATCGCGACAGGGGCGCTGCAGTTGGTTCGGTGA
- a CDS encoding DMT family transporter produces MSPPPASATAADCDAYSSDVSRKLPSRPAGISLPVDNAFLAIGLILASTLFFAAGDVSAKLLTANLPGVQVAWLRYLVFVILVVPTAFAMSGRRALVAASPGMQVLRGLAVAGSAMLFILGLTRLPVAEATAINFISPIFITALSIPLLGEKVGLRRWAAAAVGFAGVLIVVRPGTAGFSLAALLPMGAAMCWAVAAIVTRKMHAERSEVTMAWSALIGFAVLSVGVAFSWHPLTLREIGIGVAMGLFSTIGHWLVILAFKKAPASTLAPFSYVQLASAALLSFAIFGAVPEALTFLGGAVIAASGLYTAHRERLRAR; encoded by the coding sequence ATGTCACCCCCGCCTGCATCTGCCACCGCGGCCGATTGCGATGCCTATTCCTCTGACGTCTCTAGGAAGCTCCCTAGCCGTCCCGCCGGTATTTCCTTACCCGTCGACAACGCCTTCCTCGCTATAGGTCTGATCCTTGCGAGCACATTGTTCTTCGCCGCTGGAGATGTCTCGGCGAAGCTCCTGACGGCAAACCTTCCGGGCGTACAGGTCGCGTGGTTGCGCTATCTCGTATTCGTCATCCTGGTTGTGCCGACCGCGTTCGCTATGAGCGGCAGGCGCGCCCTCGTAGCCGCCTCGCCCGGCATGCAGGTCCTACGTGGCCTCGCAGTGGCTGGCTCTGCGATGCTCTTTATTTTAGGGCTCACGCGGCTTCCCGTTGCTGAGGCAACCGCCATCAATTTCATATCGCCCATCTTCATCACGGCCCTGTCCATCCCGTTGCTCGGTGAGAAGGTGGGCCTTCGCCGCTGGGCAGCGGCAGCAGTCGGCTTTGCCGGCGTGCTCATCGTCGTGCGACCGGGCACGGCTGGGTTCAGCTTGGCGGCTCTTCTTCCGATGGGAGCCGCCATGTGCTGGGCGGTGGCCGCGATCGTGACGCGGAAGATGCATGCAGAGCGCTCGGAGGTGACGATGGCCTGGTCCGCGCTAATCGGCTTTGCGGTGCTGTCCGTGGGCGTGGCCTTCTCCTGGCACCCTTTGACACTGCGGGAGATCGGGATCGGCGTGGCCATGGGCTTGTTCTCGACCATCGGTCACTGGCTGGTCATCCTCGCCTTCAAGAAGGCGCCCGCATCGACGCTCGCCCCGTTCTCATACGTGCAGCTCGCCTCCGCCGCCCTGCTCTCCTTCGCCATCTTCGGGGCCGTCCCCGAGGCCCTGACCTTCCTCGGAGGAGCGGTGATCGCGGCGAGCGGACTCTACACGGCCCACCGGGAACGCCTCCGGGCCAGGTAG
- a CDS encoding ABC transporter permease produces the protein MAQSGTASELSWSSALMLLAPLTLLMLAILIYPLALTVWTSLHPGQFSFQAYGELLGSTLFHKVLTNTFEISLSGTLVSLLVGYPVAMHLAAQPPSRRTAYLIMVMLPFWTSILVKSFALTAVFGNQGLVNQALGFLSGGQINLPMMFNRVGVILGMINFLLPFMILSILGSLLAQDRTLILAAETMGAKPLRIFWKITLPLSLPGVIAGVLINITLSIGMYITPALLGGRQDMMVANLVDFYTRQTLDWTAASATAVVLLLISGVLVALLGKVRGASGLSGAAA, from the coding sequence GTGGCCCAATCAGGCACAGCATCGGAGCTTAGCTGGTCGTCGGCCCTCATGCTCCTGGCGCCGCTCACCCTCTTGATGCTGGCCATCCTGATCTATCCCCTGGCCCTGACGGTGTGGACCAGCCTCCACCCCGGCCAGTTCTCCTTTCAGGCCTATGGCGAGCTTCTCGGCAGCACGCTGTTCCACAAGGTTCTGACGAACACATTCGAGATCAGCCTGTCGGGCACGCTCGTCAGCCTGCTCGTCGGCTACCCCGTCGCGATGCATCTCGCGGCCCAGCCGCCGAGCCGACGCACGGCCTATCTGATCATGGTGATGCTGCCATTCTGGACAAGCATCCTGGTGAAGAGCTTCGCGCTCACCGCCGTGTTCGGCAATCAGGGGCTCGTCAACCAGGCGCTGGGCTTCCTCAGCGGCGGCCAGATCAACCTGCCGATGATGTTCAACCGCGTCGGCGTCATCCTCGGCATGATCAACTTCCTGCTGCCCTTCATGATCCTGTCCATCCTGGGCAGCCTGCTGGCGCAGGACCGGACCTTGATCCTGGCGGCGGAGACGATGGGCGCCAAGCCGCTGCGGATCTTCTGGAAGATCACGCTGCCTCTCAGCCTTCCCGGGGTGATCGCGGGCGTCCTGATCAACATCACCCTCTCGATCGGGATGTACATCACCCCTGCCCTGCTTGGCGGACGGCAGGACATGATGGTCGCCAATCTCGTCGATTTCTACACGCGCCAGACACTCGACTGGACAGCAGCTTCGGCAACGGCCGTCGTCCTTCTCCTGATCTCGGGCGTGCTCGTCGCCCTGCTCGGAAAAGTGCGCGGCGCCTCCGGGCTCTCGGGAGCGGCAGCATGA
- a CDS encoding glutathionylspermidine synthase family protein yields the protein MSSDRSRKPAFSREGELANVLILMMWGGIRLG from the coding sequence GTGAGCAGCGACAGGTCGCGCAAGCCCGCTTTCTCGCGCGAAGGCGAATTGGCGAATGTGCTCATCCTGATGATGTGGGGCGGCATCCGCCTCGGCTGA